The following are from one region of the Fusobacterium perfoetens genome:
- the glsA gene encoding glutaminase A: protein MEDLLKNLVKNNQAKSKLGEVANYIPELDKAKKDALGICIYDINGNEYCAGDCEEKFTIQSISKIITLMLAILDNGEEYVFSKVGMEPTGDPFNSIKKLETSSRKRPYNPMINAGAIAVSSMIKGKDAREKFQRLLDFVRKISEDDTLDVNYKIYCGESETGNRNRAMGYFLKSQNIIEGNVEDALDVYFKQCSIEATAKNLARIGLFLARGGKTSTGEQVINPRIATIVKTLMVTCGMYDSSGEFAVRVGIPSKSGVGGGIVSVVPGKMGIGVFGPSLGKRGNSVAGVAVLEELSKELSLTIF from the coding sequence ATGGAAGATTTATTAAAAAATCTAGTAAAAAATAATCAAGCAAAATCAAAACTAGGAGAAGTTGCTAATTATATACCGGAACTAGATAAAGCTAAAAAAGATGCTCTAGGAATTTGTATATATGATATAAATGGAAATGAATATTGTGCAGGAGATTGTGAAGAAAAATTTACTATTCAAAGTATATCAAAAATAATCACATTGATGTTGGCTATACTTGATAACGGTGAAGAGTATGTTTTTAGTAAAGTTGGAATGGAACCAACAGGAGATCCGTTTAACTCTATAAAAAAATTGGAAACTTCTAGTAGAAAAAGACCATACAATCCAATGATAAATGCTGGAGCTATAGCAGTAAGCTCAATGATAAAAGGAAAAGATGCAAGAGAAAAATTCCAAAGATTATTGGATTTTGTTAGAAAAATTTCTGAAGATGATACACTAGATGTAAACTATAAAATTTATTGTGGAGAATCAGAAACAGGAAATAGAAACAGAGCTATGGGATACTTCTTAAAAAGTCAAAATATCATAGAAGGAAATGTAGAAGATGCACTAGATGTGTATTTTAAACAATGTTCAATAGAAGCCACAGCTAAAAACTTAGCAAGAATTGGACTTTTCTTAGCAAGAGGTGGAAAAACTAGTACAGGAGAACAGGTTATCAACCCAAGAATAGCAACAATAGTAAAAACTTTAATGGTTACTTGTGGAATGTATGATAGTTCAGGAGAATTTGCAGTAAGAGTTGGAATTCCTTCAAAGAGTGGAGTAGGAGGAGGAATAGTATCTGTTGTTCCAGGAAAAATGGGAATAGGAGTTTTTGGACCATCATTAGGTAAAAGAGGAAACTCTGTTGCAGGGGTAGCTGTATTAGAAGAACTATCAAAAGAACTTAGTTTAACAATTTTTTAA
- a CDS encoding alanine/glycine:cation symporter family protein, with the protein MNFLLSIAGTINDYLWSYILMGLLIALGLFFTFRSGFAQARLLGDMVGLITGRLSTLKDGEKKVTGQVTGFQAFCISVASHVGTGNLAGIAIAISIGGPGAVFWMWLIALLGGATSLVENTLAQVYKVKNDDGTFRGGPSYYMEKALGMKGLGAIFSVIVIVTFAIIFNTVQANTITSALQGSFGLNLYIGGGIVTLLTAVVIFGGTERIANVSGVIVPVMAVAYIIVAIVVLLLNITELPRLFMSIVENAFGIQQAVGGGIGAVVLQGVKRGLYSNEAGMGSAPNAAAISNVSHPVKQGLLQAFGVFVDTILVCSATAFIVLLYPDYQAAYAQGFEGIQLTQMALAHSVGNWGIHFVTFCIFLFAFSSVIGNYYYGETNLGYISKNKTSLFIFRLFVLVAVYIGSVAKLGTVWNMADLFMGIMALINIVVIAILSPIAVATIKDYMKQRREGKNPVFKAKSIPGLKNTECWD; encoded by the coding sequence ATGAACTTTTTACTTTCAATAGCTGGAACAATTAACGATTATTTATGGTCTTATATTTTAATGGGACTTTTAATCGCACTAGGATTATTTTTTACATTTAGATCAGGTTTTGCTCAAGCAAGATTATTAGGAGATATGGTTGGTTTAATAACTGGTAGACTATCTACTCTTAAAGATGGAGAAAAAAAAGTTACAGGACAAGTTACAGGATTTCAGGCATTTTGTATTTCAGTAGCATCTCACGTTGGTACAGGAAACTTAGCGGGAATAGCTATAGCTATTTCTATTGGAGGACCTGGAGCAGTATTCTGGATGTGGCTAATCGCACTTTTAGGTGGAGCAACAAGTTTGGTAGAAAATACTTTAGCACAAGTTTATAAAGTAAAAAATGACGATGGAACTTTTAGAGGAGGACCTTCATATTATATGGAAAAAGCTCTTGGAATGAAAGGTTTAGGAGCAATATTCTCTGTTATAGTTATAGTAACTTTCGCCATTATATTTAACACTGTTCAAGCAAATACAATAACTTCAGCTCTTCAAGGATCTTTTGGATTAAATCTTTATATAGGTGGAGGAATTGTTACATTATTAACTGCAGTTGTAATATTTGGAGGAACTGAAAGAATAGCAAATGTTTCTGGAGTTATAGTTCCAGTAATGGCTGTGGCTTATATTATAGTTGCAATTGTTGTTTTACTTTTAAATATAACTGAATTACCTAGATTATTTATGAGTATAGTAGAAAATGCTTTTGGAATTCAACAAGCAGTTGGTGGAGGAATTGGAGCAGTAGTACTTCAAGGGGTAAAAAGAGGATTATATTCAAACGAAGCTGGTATGGGATCTGCACCAAATGCTGCTGCTATATCTAATGTTTCTCACCCTGTTAAGCAAGGTTTATTACAAGCTTTTGGTGTATTCGTTGACACAATATTAGTTTGTAGTGCAACAGCTTTCATCGTTTTATTATATCCAGATTATCAAGCAGCTTATGCTCAAGGATTTGAAGGAATACAATTAACTCAAATGGCACTAGCACATTCTGTTGGAAATTGGGGAATTCACTTTGTAACTTTCTGTATTTTCCTATTTGCTTTCTCTTCTGTAATAGGAAACTACTACTATGGAGAAACTAACTTAGGTTATATTTCTAAAAATAAAACAAGCTTATTTATATTTAGATTATTTGTTCTAGTTGCTGTTTATATTGGTTCAGTAGCAAAACTTGGTACTGTATGGAATATGGCAGATTTATTTATGGGTATTATGGCTTTAATTAATATTGTTGTTATAGCTATTCTTTCTCCTATCGCCGTAGCAACTATTA